The proteins below come from a single Nitrospiraceae bacterium genomic window:
- a CDS encoding discoidin domain-containing protein, translating to MRSVWRAAGFLFVGLVWVFLPVCAFGEETAANDFRLLDGFEHVGEWKTIATEYSEASIRMAEGVKGNALQLSYELRTAGTANLHRALQLDLSNNFEIAFRLRGHAPQSTFEIRLVDESGANVWWKQFHDYEFPDDWTTVRIRRSDIHFAWGPIENHDLNTIAKFEFVILGDTGDKGTVEFDTLRMRPLPEPPAVIPPVVVMAGDIPAPAVVDGNKETSWTADTPTELIFDLGYLRDLGGLTLRWAEGQMPEAMDMALSEDGTAWTTPHWELGTGPSSSGTIGYVRTAEAFGRFVRLSLTPSAGGRVGLLEARIEPPEFGQDDNRFLLSLARDANKGSYPRSFLGEQIYWTIVGPPEGGRSALLSEDGAMEPGPGAFSIEPFLLENGSVLSWADGEHHHSLLDDYLPLPRVRRIHEGLALEISAHRPPVPTGRDGGTDGHARDVVTRYRVVNTGTISRTLTLALAIRPLQVDPPTQILNLVGGVSNIDQIGWDGAAFQVNGDWSVYPELKPDHVSLAEFERAGFPHVQDAGAGTVSQSLVAPGGFGSGVMYFNVALKPDEVREVSVVTVLGSESGRAPDLNREAIDAGEKAAAGEWLEILNQVNISGPPDSMPMLNSLKTALAHMMITRDGPALRPGPRTYARSWIRDGAMMSESFLRLGHNDPAVEYARWYAPHQFSSGRVPCCVDKRGADPVVENDSHGELIFLIVDIYRYTGDRAFAEMMWPHVDKAAAALDALRLSERTEHNRQDDRKAFYGLLPASVSHEGYLDRPAYSFWDNFWGLKGLHDAAFLAEELGHPDRAADIKADAAEFAADISASVSLLGEELGHVPGAADRKDFDPTSTTIALSPTGAAAALPRELLIATFEKAWSEFVARRDGTKAWTVYTPYEFRQVSALVRLGELERAHALLDFYMRDRRPAAWNQWSEVIGRLERDPRFIGDMPHTWVGSDFIRAVLDLFVYADTEAGSLVIGAGLPRNWLQGEGIRVQGLRTPYGEVSYAARDEGGQVHIDLLGSTMPPGGYVLPASLKGDVRVTFNGRHLDVRWTSP from the coding sequence ATGAGAAGTGTGTGGCGTGCAGCCGGCTTCCTCTTTGTCGGCCTGGTCTGGGTGTTTTTGCCGGTGTGCGCGTTTGGGGAGGAGACCGCCGCGAATGATTTTCGGTTACTTGACGGTTTTGAGCATGTCGGGGAATGGAAGACCATCGCCACGGAATATAGCGAGGCCTCGATCAGGATGGCAGAAGGCGTGAAGGGCAATGCGCTTCAACTGTCCTATGAACTTCGAACCGCCGGGACCGCCAATCTCCATCGGGCCCTTCAACTCGATCTGTCGAACAATTTCGAGATCGCATTCAGGCTCAGGGGGCATGCCCCACAATCTACTTTTGAGATTCGGCTGGTGGATGAGAGTGGAGCGAATGTCTGGTGGAAGCAGTTTCATGATTACGAATTTCCTGATGACTGGACAACCGTTCGTATCCGGCGAAGCGATATCCATTTTGCCTGGGGGCCGATCGAGAACCATGATCTCAACACCATCGCCAAATTTGAATTTGTGATTCTTGGCGACACCGGTGACAAGGGGACGGTCGAGTTCGATACCCTCCGGATGCGGCCACTTCCTGAGCCGCCCGCCGTGATTCCGCCGGTTGTGGTAATGGCCGGCGACATCCCTGCCCCTGCCGTCGTTGACGGTAATAAGGAAACCTCCTGGACTGCCGACACACCCACGGAACTCATATTTGATCTGGGCTATTTGCGCGATCTTGGCGGACTGACCTTGCGATGGGCGGAGGGTCAAATGCCCGAAGCGATGGACATGGCCCTTTCTGAAGACGGAACAGCCTGGACCACGCCGCACTGGGAATTGGGTACCGGACCTTCCTCGTCAGGAACGATCGGGTATGTGCGAACGGCAGAGGCGTTCGGGCGTTTTGTTCGCCTTTCACTGACTCCGTCAGCAGGTGGACGGGTCGGCTTGCTGGAAGCGCGGATTGAACCACCGGAATTCGGGCAGGATGACAATCGATTTCTCCTGTCCTTAGCCAGGGACGCCAACAAGGGATCGTATCCGCGCAGTTTCCTTGGTGAGCAGATTTACTGGACCATCGTTGGCCCTCCAGAGGGTGGCCGGTCGGCCTTGCTGTCTGAGGATGGCGCCATGGAACCGGGCCCCGGCGCGTTCTCGATTGAACCGTTTCTTCTTGAGAATGGGTCGGTGTTGAGCTGGGCCGACGGCGAACATCACCACAGTCTGCTGGATGACTATCTCCCCTTGCCCCGAGTGCGCCGGATCCATGAGGGTCTCGCATTGGAGATCAGTGCTCATCGTCCGCCTGTTCCCACTGGACGAGATGGGGGAACGGACGGCCATGCCCGGGATGTGGTGACCAGATATCGTGTGGTCAATACCGGTACGATTTCCCGAACGCTCACCCTGGCTCTTGCCATCCGCCCCTTGCAGGTCGATCCGCCTACGCAGATTCTGAACCTTGTGGGTGGTGTCAGCAACATTGATCAGATCGGCTGGGATGGTGCCGCATTTCAGGTGAATGGTGACTGGTCCGTGTATCCTGAGCTGAAGCCGGACCATGTGTCACTCGCGGAATTTGAGCGGGCCGGGTTCCCGCATGTGCAGGATGCCGGGGCCGGCACGGTGTCGCAAAGCCTGGTGGCGCCGGGAGGCTTCGGGTCCGGCGTCATGTATTTTAATGTTGCTCTGAAGCCGGATGAGGTTCGTGAAGTTTCTGTCGTCACCGTGCTCGGTTCCGAGAGCGGGCGTGCGCCCGACCTGAACCGCGAGGCCATTGATGCCGGAGAAAAGGCCGCAGCCGGGGAATGGCTTGAAATTCTCAATCAGGTGAACATTTCAGGCCCGCCTGATTCCATGCCGATGCTCAATAGCCTGAAAACCGCATTGGCTCATATGATGATCACGCGCGACGGACCGGCACTGCGTCCGGGTCCACGAACCTATGCCCGTTCGTGGATACGTGATGGCGCGATGATGAGTGAAAGTTTCCTGCGTCTCGGGCACAACGACCCTGCTGTTGAGTATGCCCGCTGGTACGCACCGCACCAGTTCTCCAGTGGCAGAGTTCCCTGCTGCGTGGACAAGCGTGGCGCGGATCCGGTTGTGGAGAATGACAGCCATGGAGAGTTGATTTTTCTGATTGTGGATATTTACCGGTACACCGGAGACCGTGCGTTTGCCGAGATGATGTGGCCCCATGTGGACAAGGCAGCGGCGGCCCTCGATGCCTTGAGGCTGTCGGAACGCACGGAGCATAACCGTCAAGATGATCGCAAGGCATTCTATGGTCTGTTACCGGCCTCGGTGAGCCATGAAGGGTATTTAGACCGTCCGGCCTATTCATTCTGGGATAATTTCTGGGGTCTGAAAGGATTGCATGATGCGGCGTTTCTTGCTGAGGAACTGGGTCATCCTGACCGCGCAGCCGACATCAAAGCCGATGCCGCTGAATTTGCCGCAGATATCAGCGCGTCAGTCAGTTTGTTGGGCGAAGAACTCGGTCATGTGCCGGGGGCCGCAGACCGGAAAGATTTTGACCCGACGTCCACAACGATCGCGCTTTCGCCGACCGGGGCGGCAGCAGCCCTGCCACGAGAGTTGCTGATAGCCACATTTGAAAAAGCCTGGTCCGAATTTGTGGCGCGGCGCGATGGCACCAAGGCGTGGACGGTCTATACGCCTTATGAATTCCGTCAGGTGAGCGCGCTTGTGCGGTTGGGTGAGCTGGAACGTGCTCATGCCCTGCTTGATTTCTATATGCGGGACCGTCGCCCGGCCGCGTGGAACCAATGGAGCGAGGTGATCGGCCGGCTTGAACGGGATCCGCGTTTTATTGGTGATATGCCCCATACCTGGGTGGGATCGGATTTCATCCGGGCGGTGCTTGATCTGTTTGTGTATGCTGATACAGAAGCCGGCTCACTGGTCATCGGGGCGGGTCTGCCGCGAAATTGGTTGCAGGGTGAAGGCATCCGGGTGCAGGGGCTGAGAACTCCGTATGGCGAAGTGTCCTATGCGGCACGTGATGAAGGCGGGCAGGTGCACATTGATTTGCTAGGATCGACCATGCCACCCGGCGGTTATGTTCTCCCAGCTTCACTGAAGGGCGACGTCAGGGTAACATTCAATGGAAGGCATCTGGACGTTCGCTGGACATCCCCATAA
- a CDS encoding carbohydrate ABC transporter permease yields the protein MIGKSVRHLCRGSGVNVGLSFLAAFSLIPLLWMLSVSFMAPGEASNFPPPLLPEHPTLANYIKLFEYSSMGRNFLNSLFVATAATLLSLTFNVAAGYAFAKLEFKGRHLLFRGLLSALVIPAQVSMIPLFLMLKGMGLVNSWIGVLIPFVASIFGIFLVRQYALSIPTELIESARIEGASELRIFRSVVVPLLTPILITLGLFTFMAAWNDFLWPLIVLTDSDKYTLPIALASLSREHVQDVELMMAGAVITVTPVLILFLMLQRFYMSGNLAGSVKG from the coding sequence ATGATCGGTAAGTCGGTGAGACATCTGTGCCGAGGGTCAGGGGTGAATGTCGGCTTGTCGTTTCTGGCCGCGTTTTCCCTGATCCCGTTGCTGTGGATGTTGAGTGTGTCCTTTATGGCTCCGGGAGAGGCCAGCAATTTTCCGCCGCCGCTGTTGCCGGAGCATCCGACCCTCGCCAATTATATTAAGCTCTTTGAATATTCCAGCATGGGAAGGAACTTCTTGAATTCTTTGTTTGTCGCGACGGCGGCTACCCTGTTGTCACTGACGTTCAATGTGGCTGCCGGATATGCGTTTGCCAAACTGGAGTTCAAGGGGCGACACCTGTTGTTCCGCGGGCTGTTGAGTGCCCTGGTGATTCCGGCCCAGGTGTCCATGATTCCGTTGTTTTTGATGTTGAAAGGGATGGGGTTGGTGAATAGCTGGATCGGTGTGCTGATCCCCTTTGTGGCCAGCATATTTGGTATATTCCTGGTACGGCAGTATGCCTTGTCCATTCCGACGGAACTGATCGAGTCGGCCCGAATTGAAGGGGCCAGTGAACTACGCATTTTCCGTTCGGTTGTGGTGCCGCTACTGACACCCATTCTGATTACACTGGGGCTGTTTACTTTTATGGCTGCATGGAATGATTTTTTATGGCCGCTGATCGTCCTGACCGATAGCGACAAGTATACTCTGCCGATTGCGCTGGCCTCTTTGTCACGGGAGCATGTGCAGGATGTCGAACTGATGATGGCCGGTGCGGTGATCACCGTGACCCCGGTCCTGATTCTGTTTCTGATGCTTCAGCGTTTTTATATGAGTGGAAATCTTGCGGGAAGTGTTAAAGGATGA
- a CDS encoding sugar ABC transporter permease: protein MVKSSVAGWLFAGPALAIIGVFFFLPVLAAFALSLTDFDIYALADLSNLRFVGFQNYIELLQRPLFWQALGNTLYFVLVGAPLSVFVSLAGALLLNGQMVRFKGFFRTALFAPVVTTIVAVAVIWRYLLHTRYGLINYSLDWLGLPVVDWLGDPHFSMPSIILFAVWKNFGYNMIILLAGLQAIPGDLYEAARIDGANALQRFFHVTLPSLIPSLFLVGVLTMAGYFQLFAEPYVMTQGGPVQSTLSIIYLMYEEGFKWWSLGSASAVAFILFVFMIVAAIGQLVVMRRYGSGV, encoded by the coding sequence ATCGTGAAATCGTCTGTGGCAGGCTGGCTGTTTGCCGGGCCGGCGCTGGCGATCATAGGCGTCTTTTTCTTTCTGCCGGTGCTGGCGGCGTTTGCTCTCAGTCTGACGGATTTTGATATTTATGCCCTGGCCGACCTGTCCAACCTGCGATTCGTGGGTTTCCAAAACTATATTGAACTGTTGCAACGGCCGCTATTCTGGCAGGCCCTGGGTAATACGCTGTATTTCGTGCTGGTCGGTGCGCCCCTCTCGGTGTTCGTGTCGCTGGCGGGGGCCCTATTGCTGAACGGGCAGATGGTGCGCTTCAAGGGGTTCTTCAGGACGGCCCTGTTTGCGCCGGTGGTGACGACCATTGTGGCGGTGGCGGTGATCTGGCGATATCTTCTGCATACCCGTTATGGCTTGATCAATTATTCTCTCGATTGGTTGGGCCTTCCCGTTGTGGACTGGCTGGGGGATCCACATTTTTCCATGCCGTCCATCATTCTTTTCGCGGTCTGGAAAAACTTTGGCTACAATATGATCATTCTCCTGGCGGGCCTCCAGGCGATACCCGGCGATTTGTATGAGGCCGCACGGATTGACGGGGCCAATGCCCTTCAGCGTTTTTTTCATGTCACCTTGCCTTCCCTTATTCCTTCACTGTTTCTCGTCGGGGTACTGACCATGGCCGGATATTTCCAATTGTTTGCCGAACCCTATGTGATGACACAGGGCGGACCCGTCCAGAGTACGCTCAGCATTATTTATCTAATGTATGAAGAAGGGTTTAAATGGTGGAGCCTGGGCTCGGCATCCGCTGTGGCCTTTATTCTTTTTGTTTTTATGATTGTGGCGGCAATTGGCCAGCTTGTGGTGATGCGCAGGTATGGAAGTGGAGTGTGA
- a CDS encoding DUF2442 domain-containing protein, translated as MTEVIPKDDHLLYIKADDGQAGLFDITPYLESEALAPLKDRNTFEQIRNGGYFVEWACGADLSADTIQARWKPLTSEDT; from the coding sequence ATTACAGAAGTTATTCCAAAAGACGATCACCTCCTATACATCAAGGCTGATGATGGGCAAGCCGGCCTGTTTGACATTACACCCTACCTTGAATCAGAAGCGTTGGCTCCGTTAAAGGATCGAAACACATTTGAGCAAATTCGCAACGGGGGATATTTTGTTGAGTGGGCCTGTGGAGCCGACCTTTCTGCCGATACGATTCAGGCGCGATGGAAACCTCTCACAAGCGAAGACACGTAA
- a CDS encoding DUF433 domain-containing protein encodes MKFTRITVNTHQMDGVPCIRGLRIPVATIVAMIADGMSTEEILKSYPDLCSEDIREALKYAAEAVRERELPLTSKG; translated from the coding sequence ATGAAATTTACACGAATCACCGTTAATACCCACCAGATGGATGGCGTGCCATGCATTCGGGGCCTCCGGATTCCAGTCGCTACTATTGTGGCGATGATAGCAGACGGCATGAGCACGGAAGAGATATTGAAGTCCTATCCTGATCTGTGCTCGGAGGATATCCGCGAAGCCTTGAAATATGCGGCTGAGGCGGTCCGCGAACGAGAGTTGCCGCTTACTTCGAAGGGTTGA